The following proteins come from a genomic window of Lolium rigidum isolate FL_2022 chromosome 5, APGP_CSIRO_Lrig_0.1, whole genome shotgun sequence:
- the LOC124653599 gene encoding E3 ubiquitin-protein ligase AIP2-like yields the protein MSATAGDEAAAAERLEALRRKLGKKQHFEEAVADLAATLRDRYAGASPALRQSMYSTVCRVATVLQTRYTAPGFWRAGLNLFIGAEKLLTNPSEKEHLKTCILRALEHLDEKEQEESMPSNRVPDSRFLFEGHLTVGQEPPPPAWLVAQNLARELRIAEEPSGDQDGNTTRTESRAGELPPAFVNFLNTISGTGDIDFEAALEASLQGTTAQPKVPPASKEVVANLPVVTVTEEVIARLGSETECAVCRENLVVDDKMQELPCKHLFHPPCLKPWLDENNSCPICRHELRTDDHAYESRREREREEEEDRKGAANAVRGGEFMYI from the exons ATGTCCGCGACCGCGGgggacgaggcggcggcggcggagcgcctGGAGGCGCTGCGGAGGAAGCTCGGGAAGAAGCAGCACTTCGAGGAGGCCGTCGCCGACCTCGCCGCCACGCTCCGCGACCGCTACGCCGGCGCCTCGCCCGCCCTCCGCCAATCG atgTACTCTACTGTTTGCCGTGTCGCAACGGTCCTTCAGACTAGATATACAGCACCTGGATTCTGGCGTGCTGGTCTGAACCTCTTCATAGGAGCAGAGAAGCTCTTAACTAATCCTTCTGAAAAGGAGCACCTGAAGACCTGCATTTTGAGGGCCCTAGAGCATCTTGATGAAAAAGAACAAGAGGAGTCGATGCCAAGCAACAGAGTACCAG ACTCTAGATTTCTTTTTGAAGGCCACCTTACCGTGGGACAAGAACCTCCTCCTCCAGCATGGCTTGTTGCCCAAAATTTGGCACGTGAATTGAGGATTGCAGAGGAACCTTCTGGAGATCAAGATGGGAACACCACTAGAACAGAGTCGAGAGCAGGGGAGCTGCCACCTGCTTTTGTGAACTTCTTAAACACCATATCAGGGACAGGGGACATTGATTTCGAAGCTGCCTTGGAAGCATCACTGCAG GGTACTACAGCACAGCCCAAGGTACCCCCAGCTTCAAAGGAAGTCGTCGCAAATCTTCCTGTTGTAACTGTAACTGAAGAAGTCATTGCTAGACTGGGTAGTGAGACTGAGTGTGCTGTTTGCCGGGAAAACTTGGTTGTCGATGACAAGATGCAGGAGCTGCCGTGCAAGCACCTTTTCCATCCTCCATGCCTCAAGCCTTGGCTG GATGAGAACAACTCCTGCCCGATCTGCCGGCATGAGCTGAGGACAGATGACCATGCGTACGAGAGCCGGAGGGAGcgggagcgagaggaggaggaagacaggaAGGGAGCGGCCAATGCTGTCAGGGGTGGGGAATTCATGTACATTTGA
- the LOC124654221 gene encoding pentatricopeptide repeat-containing protein At3g02650, mitochondrial-like: MWRSRARALLLLRSSTPKSPPQPNPLRTLTRAPPPRLLSRFLSSSPEALPDASFASSSSSSSETLPDAYPSSSSDATSASVDPTEDGEENLAALWEEDADDADDIFVSTASSDTADAEASDEEVARVRAVVESTPEDQIPSAIADMVVDFTEPLLAAVLLSAENCSGKKLLLLFKSAGKNNPDVKSLANLEIIATKLADSSEIDKMDAYLLWDMVKEMGSVPGSVNTQLLNRVISMFWKLEKSKAALEVLDKFSEFGCTPDGDSYYLVIQAAGKKAMVGAAWGVCEKMVGSGCFPDGKKTGEIVTFFCKGKKVMEAHSVYLAAKEKKVQIPTSALDFLVGALARDDETISTAVELLEEYKGKSLKHAGKSFAAVIHGLCRMKNVKDAKKLLMRMVNLGPAPGSAVFNFVITGLSKEGEMEEAKGLIRVMESRGLRPDIYTYSVIMSGYTKGGMIDEAHSLLREAKKIHPKLSRVAYHILIRGYCKMEEFEKALECLKEMKEDGLLPNMDEYNKLIQSLCLKAMDWRTAEKLLEEMEGSGLRLKGITRSLIVAVKELEMEEASKDSQEA, translated from the coding sequence atgtGGCGTTCGCGCGCTcgtgctctcctcctcctccgctcttCCACGCCGAAATCTCCCCCGCAGCCAAATCCACTTCGAACCTTGACCCGAGCGCCACCGCCACGCCTTCTCTCCcgtttcctctcctcctcccctgAGGCCCTCCCAGacgcctccttcgcctcctcctcctcctcctcctcggagaccCTCCCGGACGCCTACCCATCCTCCTCTTCCGACGCCACATCCGCGTCGGTCGATCCCACCGAGGACGGCGAGGAGAACCTGGCCGCGCTCTGGGAGGAGGATGCGGACGACGCCGACGACATCTTcgtctccaccgcctcctccgacACCGCCGACGCCGAAGCCAGCGACGAGGAGGTCGCGCGCGTCCGCGCCGTCGTGGAGTCCACCCCGGAGGACCAGATCCCCTCCGCCATTGCCGACATGGTCGTTGACTTCACCGAGCCGCTCCTAGCCGCCGTCCTCCTCTCCGCCGAGAACTGCTCTGGTAAAAAGCTACTCCTCTTATTCAAGTCCGCTGGGAAGAACAACCCCGACGTCAAGAGCCTCGCCAATCTTGAAATCATCGCTACCAAGCTCGCTGATTCCAGTGAGATCGACAAGATGGATGCGTACTTGCTCTGGGATATGGTTAAGGAAATGGGCAGTGTGCCAGGATCAGTGAACACCCAGCTTCTGAACAGAGTGATATCAATGTTCTGGAAGCTTGAGAAGTCCAAGGCGGCGCTAGAGGTGCTTGACAAGTTCAGTGAGTTTGGCTGTACCCCGGATGGTGACAGCTATTATCTGGTTATCCAAGCAGCCGGGAAGAAGGCCATGGTTGGTGCTGCATGGGGTGTGTGCGAGAAGATGGTTGGCTCTGGGTGCTTCCCTGATGGGAAGAAGACAGGTGAGATCGTGACCTTCTTTTGCAAAGGGAAGAAGGTCATGGAGGCACATTCAGTCTACCTCGCGGCGAAGGAGAAGAAGGTCCAGATTCCAACATCAGCCTTGGATTTCCTTGTTGGTGCTTTGGCGAGGGATGATGAGACCATCAGTACGGCTGTGGAGCTGCTGGAGGAATACAAAGGGAAGTCTCTCAAGCATGCAGGCAAGTCCTTCGCTGCAGTTATACATGGTTTGTGTAGGATGAAAAATGTGAAGGATGCAAAGAAATTGTTGATGAGGATGGTGAATCTTGGCCCAGCTCCTGGAAGTGCAGTGTTCAACTTTGTTATCACGGGGTTGTCTAAAGAGGGGGAAATGGAGGAAGCAAAGGGTTTGATAAGAGTGATGGAGAGCCGAGGGCTGCGCCCTGATATCTATACGTACAGTGTGATCATGAGTGGCTACACTAAAGGAGGCATGATTGATGAAGCCCATTCTCTACTCCGCGAAGCCAAGAAGATCCACCCAAAACTAAGCAGGGTTGCGTATCACATACTAATTCGTGGTTACTGCAAGATGGAGGAGTTCGAGAAGGCCCTGGAATGCCTTAAGGAGATGAAGGAAGATGGATTACTGccaaatatggatgagtataacaAACTTATCCAGTCATTGTGTCTCAAAGCTATGGATTGGAGAACAGCTGAGAAGCTCCTGGAGGAAATGGAGGGTAGTGGATTACGCCTTAAGGGCATTACACGGAGCCTCATAGTAGCAGTAAAGGAATTAGAAATGGAAGAAGCGTCAAAAGACAGCCAAGAAGCATAG